The following nucleotide sequence is from Devosia salina.
GCCGCCCGTTCTGACACCCGAGGAGCGGGCCGCGCAGAACCTGGCCATTGCCACCGCCGTGCAGGAGCAATTGCTGGCCTGCTGGAGCCTCCCGCCGGGCTATGAGGATCGCACCATCTCCGTAAGGCTGGCCTTTCTGGGCGACGGGACGCTGGACGGGGACCCCGCAGTGGCCCCGGAGAGCTGGCGCGTGGCGGGAAAATATCCCGCGCTGATGCGATCCATCGCCGCTGCCATCGACCGCTGCTTGCCCTTTGCCGGCCTTGAGGCGCTGGGCGCCGCGCCCGGCGAACGCTTTGACATCACCGTGCATTTTCGCAGCTGAAGTCCACAGCTTGGATGCGGCCAAGGGCCCCGGCGGCCTTGCCAATTTGTTATGAAACTGTAAACGTCCCAACCCCGGCTGGCGCCGGGTTTTGCTGCCGCGTATGCCCAGGAAGAAGAGCTCCATGAAAGTCACACTCGAACGCAATCATCTGCTCAAGTCGCTGAGCCATGTGCATCGGGTGGTTGAACGCCGCAACACCTATCCGATCCTGGCCAATGTGCTGTTCAAGGCCAGCGACGACCATGTCGAACTGCGCGCCACCGACCTCGATATCGAGGTGACCGAGAGCGTGCCTGCCATGGTCTCCACGCCCGGTTCCACCACCGTGCCGGCGCACACGCTCTACGAAATCGTCCGCAAGCTTTCCGACGGCGCCGAAGTGCGTCTGGAAACCGATGGCGGCGAGAACATGGTTCTCACCTCCGGCCGCTCGCGCTTCAACCTGGCCTGCCTCTCGCCCGACAGCTTCCCCGATCTCAAATCGGGCGCCTTTGCCCATGAATTCGACATCGCCGCCGCCTCGCTGCGCGAGCTGATCGAGCGCACCCAGTTCGCCATCTCCAACGAGGAGACGCGCTACTATCTCAACGGCATCTATTTCCATGCCGTCGACAATTCCGCCCAGGGCCCGCTGTTCCGCGCCGTGGCCACCGATGGCCACCGCATGGCGCGCGCCGAAATCGCCGCGCCTGCGGGCGCCCAGGGCATGACCGGCATCATCGTGCCGAAAAAGACCGTGGGCGAGGTCCAGAAGCTGCTCGATGGCGTCGATGGCGACGTCCATGTCGAGGTCAGCGACACCAAGATCCGCTTCACCGTGGGCCCGGTCGTGCTGCTCTCCAAGCTGATCGAAGGCACCTTCCCCGATTATGACCGGGTGACCCCGAAGAACAATGACAAGCAGATGCTGGTCGACAAATCCGGCTTTGCCATCGCGGTCGATCGCGTCTCCACCATTGCCTCCGATCGCGGTGGCAA
It contains:
- the dnaN gene encoding DNA polymerase III subunit beta, producing the protein MKVTLERNHLLKSLSHVHRVVERRNTYPILANVLFKASDDHVELRATDLDIEVTESVPAMVSTPGSTTVPAHTLYEIVRKLSDGAEVRLETDGGENMVLTSGRSRFNLACLSPDSFPDLKSGAFAHEFDIAAASLRELIERTQFAISNEETRYYLNGIYFHAVDNSAQGPLFRAVATDGHRMARAEIAAPAGAQGMTGIIVPKKTVGEVQKLLDGVDGDVHVEVSDTKIRFTVGPVVLLSKLIEGTFPDYDRVTPKNNDKQMLVDKSGFAIAVDRVSTIASDRGGKAVKLSAKDGLLELSVTNPDHGTASEEVAVDFDTDGFEIGFNARYLLDIITQIRSESAVFLFNDANSPTLVKEEGESSALYVLMPMRV